Part of the Geobacter pickeringii genome, ACCCGCTCCTCCCGCTGGACGAGGTAGCGGCTGTAGGAACAGTGGTAGTCGGAGAGGGCCTCGTTCCAGACCTCGGTGATCCGGTGACAGACCCGGTCCATGAAGAAGCGGTCGTGGGAGACGAGGATCACCGATCCGGGATAGGCGCAGAGGTACTCCTCCAGCCAGTTGCGGGCCTCGATGTCCAGGTGGTTGGTCGGCTCGTCGAGGAGGAGCACGTTCGGCTTGCGGAGCAGGAGCTTCGCCAGGGCGATCCGCATCTGCCACCCCCCCGAGAACTCGCCGCACTCCTTGCGGCCGTCGGCGTCGGAGAAGCCGAGGCCGGCCAGCACCCGCCCCACCTCCGCCTCCATGGCGTACCCGCCACGCAGGCGGAACTCCTCCTGGAGCCGGCCGTAGCGGTCGAGGAGCGCGTCGTGCTCCTCCCCCGCCGCCGGGGCGGCTTCCAGGCGCATCGTCAGGTCGTGGAGCTCCCGCTCCATCTCCCGCAGCTCCCCCAGCGCCTCCATCGCCTCGTCGAAGAGAGGGCGGCCGCGGGTGACGATCCCGTCCTGGGGGAGGTAGCCGACCGTCGCCCCCCGGGCAAAGATCATCTCGCCGGCCGAATGCTCCACGAGCCCGGCGATGATCCGCATCAGGGTCGACTTGCCGGCCCCGTTCTCGCCGACGAGGCCGACCCGCTCCCCCTTCTTGAGGTGCCAGTCGATGGCGGTGAAGAGCGGGCGTCCCGCGAAATCTTTGGAAAGCTTTTTCAGGTGGAGCATGGCGTTGGTTCCGATCCTTGTTTCGTGTGCCGCAGCGGTCATTGTAGGGGGGGGAAAATGGCGTTGTCAATCACCGATCCCCGCAACACAGCCCCGTGCCGAAGTTTTTTGTTATTAATACGGGAAAAGTCTGGTATACTTTCAAGGTTTATCACGCTTTCCACGCCTCCGGGCGTTCGGAATATCATATCGGGCCCGCGGCATCCCGCCGCGGCCGGCCGAAATCTCCGCGCCGCGGGAGACGCTCCCGCGCCGCACAAAGGAATCCCATCAATGGCAAAGAAGATGCTCATCAACGTGATGCATCCGGAAGAGGCCCGCGTCGCCATCGTCGAAGAAGGCAAGCTGGTCGATCTGGACATCGAGATCGCCGGGAGCGAACAGACCCGCGGCAACATCTACAAGGGGGTGGTGGTCCGGGTGGAACCGGGGCTCCAGGCCGCCTTCGTCGACATCGGACTCAAGAGGCTCGGCTTCCTCCAGATGGGGGAGATCCACCCCTCCTTCTGGCAGTGGCGCAGCGACATCCCCGAGGAGCAGCGCAGCCGCCGGCCGCGCATTCAGGAGATCCTCCGCCGGGGGCAGGAACTGGTGGTCCAGGTGGAAAAGGGGGAACGGGACATGAAGGGGGCGGCCCTCACCTCCTACCTGTCGCTGCCGGGGCGGTACATGGTGCTCATGCCAGGGAGCGACTCCGCCGGCATCTCCCGCAAGGTGGAGAGCGAGTCCGACCGGAAGAAGCTGAAGGAGAAGGTGGCGGAGATGGAGATCCCCGAGGGGCTCGGCTACATTGTCCGGACCGAGGCCCTCGGCAAGACCAAGACCGAGCTCGCCAAGGACCTCCAGTACCTCATCAAGCTCCACGACACCATCCAGGAGAAGGCCGCCGACACCAAGGGGCCGGCCCTCATCTACCAGGAATCGAACCTGGTGATCCGCACCATCCGCGACTACTTCACCGCCGAAATCGACGAGGTGCTCGTCGACAGCAAGGATGTCTACAAGCAGGCCCGGGACTTCTTCAAGCAGACGATGCCCAAGTTCGAGAAGCTCGTGAAGATGCACCAGGAGAAGCGCCCCATCTTCTCCCGCTACCAGATCGAGGAGCAGATCGACCTGATCTACGAAAAGAAGGTGCCGCTGAAGTCCGGCGGCTCCATCGTCATCGAGCCGACGGAGGCGCTGGTCTCCATCGACGTCAACTCCGGCAAGTCCACCGGCGAGAAGGGGGTGGAGGACACCGCCTTCAAGACCAACCTGGAGGCCGCCGAAGAGGCGGCGCGGCAACTCCGGCTCCGGGACCTGGGCGGGCTCATCGTGCTCGACTTCATCGACATGCGGGACAAGAAGCATATCGCGGCGGTGGAGAAGACCCTCAAGGCGGCCCTCAAGAGCGACAAGGCGCGGGTCACCGTGGGACGCATCTCCCAGTTCGGGATGCTCGAGATGTCGCGCCAGCGGATCCGCCAGACCCTGGATCAGGCCAGCGTCCTCGAATGCCCCCACTGCTCCGGCCGGGGGAAGGTGAAATCGGTGGAGAGCATGGCCCTCTCCTTCCTGCGCAAGGTCCACGCCGCCGCCGCCAAGGGGACCGTGGCCGAGGTGCAGGGGGGACTTCCGCTGGAGGTGGCCTACTACCTCCTCAACCGCAAGAGGGGCGAACTGGCCCAGATCGAGAGCGACTACGACATCGTCGTCACCGTCAAGGGAAAGACCTCCCTCCTCATGAACCAGGTGGAGCTGGAGCTGGTCAAGCGGGAGAGACCGCTTTCGGCCGAGCTGGCCCCGGAAGCGGCCGAACCCGTCGAGCGGAAGGAGCGGGCGCCGAAGGAGGTGGCCGCGGGAGAGGAGCCGGCGGAAGCCGCGGAAGGGAAGAAGAAGCGGCGCCGGAGCAGGAAGAAGGGGGGCGCCGAAGAGCCCCTGGAGACGGAAGCGGCCGCAGAAGCCGCCGAGGAGACCGTCGTCGAAGAACCGTCCGAAGAGCACGAGGCGGAGGAGACGGAGGCCGGAGCCGAGCCCCCCGCCGCGGAAGGAGCCCGGAAGAAGCGGAAACGCCGGCGTCGGCGCGGCAAGAAGCCACCGGTTGAAGGTGCCGAGAGTGCTGCCGAAGGGGCAGAAGGAGTCCCGGCCGAGGAAGCGGTCCAGCCCGCACCCGAAACGGAAGGGACCGAAGAGGAGGCTCCCGCCGCCGACGAGGCGAAGAAAAAACGCCGGCGGCGCCGCCGGCGCGGCGGAAAGCGAGGCGCCGAGGAGGGGATGGCGGCCACGGGCGAAGAAGCGGCGAGCGAGGGACCGGCGGCAGAGATCGAGCCCCCCGTCGTTCCGGCCGTCCCGGAACCCGCCCCCGAGGCGGTCCCGGCGACTGCAAAGCCGAAGAAGCCGCGGGCGTCCCGGGCGAAGAAGAGCGTACCTGCAGAAGAAGCGGCCGAACCGGCGGCAGCGGCGCCGGCCGCTCCCCCCGCCGAAGCCCCCGAAGTGGCGGCAGAACCCCCCGCGCCGAAGAAGCGGGCACCCCGGAAGAAGAAAGAGGTCCCCGCCGAGGAGGCGGTCACCGCGGCACCGGCAGAAGAGCCGGCGCCGGAGGGAGGGGAAACGCCAAAGAAGAAGCGGGCACCGCGCAAGAAGAAGGAACCGACGCCGGAAGAGCCGTCGGCCTGATCCCCTCGGTCGGCTCCCGTCCCAAGGAGGAACTGACATGATGAAGCGGATAATCGGAACCATCGCGGTTTTCGCGGCGCTCACGGCATCCTCCGCCACCGCCGCAGGATTCGAGGAGTTCTCGCTCTACCCCACCATCCAGTACTTCACCTGGAAGGAGTACGACAGCGGCGGTGCGCGCCTGCTGAAGGAGGATGGCCCCCTCTTCGGGGTGGGAGGGACGGCGACCCTCGACCTTCACGACAACTTCCTCTTCCTGAGAGGAAAGGCGGAACTGTTCGGCGGTCAGGTCGACTACGACGGACAGACCACCGACACCGACCCCCGCTTCGACCGCCTTCCCGTCAAGAGCGACGTCAACTACTTCGGCGGGAAGATCGAGACCGATTTCTCCTGGCGCCTTCCGGGGCCCGACGGCTCCCTGGAGCCCTTTGCCGGCCTCGGCTACCGCCACTGGCTGCGCAACATAGAGGCATCGTCCACCCAGACCCGCGACGCCATCCCGGTCGCCGTGCAGACCTCCTCGGCCACCGAGGAGTGGCTCAGCCTCTACGCCCGCCTCGGCGTTCGTGGCACCTACCGCCTCTCCGACTCGGTCCGCATCTCCCTGGAGGGGGGTGCCCGGTACCCGTTCCTCAACCGCAACTACGCCGAAGCCTTCGGCCAGAACGTGACCCTTGAGCCCCGCGGCTCATGGTCGGCCTTTGGGGAGCTGAGTACGCAGTTCGGCCGCTTCCGGCCGGCCGTCTACTACGAAGGATTCCGGTTCGGCAAGTCCCCCACGGTTGCCGCCTACGATCCGGTCAACGCCCAGCTGGTGGGGATTCTCCAGCCCGAATCTTCAGCGGACATCATCGGCTTCAGCTTCAGTTTCCTCTTCCGGTAACGTCCCTCCTTCGACGGCGACAGAACGGGCGGAGCCTCCTCACGGGGCTCCGCCTTTTTGCTGCCCGGGTGTATAACTTCACCATGCACCCAGCCACCTTCAGAATAACTCCGTAATTTCAGCCCATTACCCCCAACATTCCTTCACGGATGCCATTCAGAGATGCCGCGCGCGTATACCCCGAGTATACAGAACAGCCGCGGCACGCCCCGCTCCCTCCGGAAAACAGTCAGCGTGATCCTTCTATTTCCGGCATGTTACGCAAGAAACATGAACGCCGGCTCACCGTTGGTACATCCGGTGCAGAAAGGAGATCACAAACCTGACGGACCGGTAACACACGCGGAGAGAATGAGATGAGCATTTTGACGTTTCCCCCCCTCGACGAGGGTATCCCCCCCATAGCCCTCGGTGGTGTCGGGATGGAAGATTTCCTCCTGGCGCTCTTTGCCGGCTTGGGAACCATGGCCGTGGTAATCCAGCTCCTGCCGGGTCTCATGCTGTTCAGTTCCATGGTCAGGAGCATCTTCAGCACTCCACGGCAGATCGCCCCGCCGGGAAACGGCGCCGGAAACGGCCCGGCGTGAACGCGCCGCGCCTCGGCGGCTCGAAGGAGAGTATCCATGAACGCATCGATCACAACGGCATTGCTCGCAGTTCTTGCACCAGCCACCCCCGCCCTCGCCTCCTCCGGCGGCACCGACGGATTCACGGGGGTCTTCATGGTGGTCTTTCTCAGCTACTGCGCCATCATCGTCGTTGCCCAGGCCCTGGCCGCGCTGCGCGCCCTGATGGAGTGGACCAACCGCAAACCGACGACGGCCGCTCCCGAGGAGAGCGACGGGTAACGTAGGTCGGCCCGGTGGACGAGACGGTCTCCCGAAGGCCGTCGACCGCGCGGTCAGCACCCGACGCGGCCGGCGGCCTTTTTTGCGTGGCCGGGCCGACCGGCATGACATTCCCTCCCGCTGTGCTAGAGTTACAGCATGATCACCATCGAGAGCCATAGCGGGCCATCGGCCGCAGAACACCGGGTGGAAATCGTTGAGCGGAAGGGGACGGGGCATCCCGACTCCATCTGCGACGCGGTGGTGGACGCCATCTCGGTGGCACTCTCCCGCGCCTACCTGCGCACGTTCGGCCAGGTCCTCCACCACAACATCGACAAGAGCCTGCTGGCCGCCGGGCGCGTGGAAAAGGGGTTCGGCGGCGGACGCGTGACCGGTCCCATGGAGTTGATCATCGGCGACCGGGCCACCTTCGCCATGGGGGGGGAGGAGATCCCCGTGGCGGAGATCGCCGTGGACACCGCCCGGCAGTGGTTCCGGGACAACCTCCGCTTCGTGGACCCCGACGAACATGTGACCTTCCGGCTCGTCCTCGCCCCCGGCTCCCCGGAACTGACCGACATCTTCGCCCGCCCCGGCGCGGTCAGGGTTGCCAACGACACCTCCGCCGCCGTCGGCTACTGGCCCCTCTCCCCCACGGAGCGGGCGGTGCTCTCCCTGGAACGGTTCCTCAATTCGCCGTCGTTCAAGGAGCGCTTCCCCGAAACGGGGGAGGACGTCAAGGTGATGGGGCTGCGCACGGGAACCGACCTGGAACTGACCGTGGCGATGCCGCTCATCGCCCGGTTCATCGGCTCGGAGGGGGAGTACTTCGCGCGCCGGGAGGTCATCCGCAGGGCGATCGGCTCCTTCGTGGAGGCGCTGGCCGGCTTCGGACGCCGGGAGGTCAGTCTGAACGCCCTGGACGAGCCGGGGCGGGGGCTTGGGGGGGTCTATCTCTCGCTCCTCGGCACCTCGGCTGAGGATGCCGACTCAGGGCAGGTGGGACGGGGCAACCGGGTGAACGGGATCATCGCCCTGGGTCGCCCCCTCGGTACCGAGGCGGCCGCCGGCAAGAACCCGGTGAGCCACGTGGGGAAAATCTACAACGTCCTGGCCCACCGCCTCGCCCGGCAGATCTGCCAGGAGATCGAGGGGATCCGGGAGGCGTCGGTCCTGCTGCTGAGCAGGATCGGCACCCCCATTGACCAGCCGCGGATGGCTGCAGCCCAGCTGCGGCTGGAGCCGGGCCGGCGGCTCACCGAGGTGAGTGGCAGGGCGGAGGAGATCATCGCACGGGGGCTGGCGGGGATCGGTGAATTCTGCCGGGAGCTGGCGGAGGGGCGACACCCGGTCTGCTGAAGGGCGACGCTACATGAGGAGCGAGAGGAGTACCTGCACGATGAGGATCTTCCCGATGGTCGCCACCGGATAGACCGAGGCGTAGCCGATGTTCGGCAGGTCGTTGCCGGTCTGCTCCAGGGCGTATCCGAGAACGGCGGGCTGGGTCTGGAGGCCGGCCACCATGCCGATCAGGAGGCTCATGGGGATCTTCAGGAGCTTGTGCCCCACCCAGAGGGCAAGGAGAGCGGTAACGCAGGTGATGACCGCGCCGGCGGCGAAGATGGCGACGCCTCCCCCCTTGGCGAGGGTCGAGACGAAGCCGTAGCCGGCCCGGGTGCCGATTCCGGCCAGGAAGAGCACCAGGCCGATCTGGCGAAGGGTCATGTTGGCACTGTAGGGAAGGCTCCAGACCATCCCGCCGCTGCGGCCGATGGTGCCGAGGATGAGCGCCACGATGAGGGGACCGCCGGCAAAGCCAAGCTTGAGGGTCACCCCGCCGGGGAGAGGGATCGGCACGGTGCCGAGGAGGAGCCCCAGGGCGAGGCCGAGACTGAAGGTGAGGATGTCGACCTCTGAAACGGCCCGGTAGGAGTCGCCGAAGAAGGAGGTGACCTGCGCCATCCGGTCCCGCCGGGTCACTACCCGGACCCGGTCCCCCAGTTCCAGCACCATGTCGTCATGGGGGAGGAAATCGTCGTCGCCCCGGCGAACCCGCGTGACGGTGGCGTCGAACCGCTCGAAGAGGCCGAGATCCCCGAGCCGTCGGCCCGCCACCCGCGGGTTGGAGACGAAGATCCGCCGGTAGTCGAATTCGCTCCGGTCGTGGGCAATCTCCTCCTCGCTCACCTCGCCGAGTACCGCCGCCACCCGGTCCAGCTCCGATGCCGTGCCGATGGCGATGACGAGGTCTCCCGGCTGCAGCCGGACCTGGGGACCCGCCAGGAGATACGCCTCGCCCCGCTTGATCCTCCCGAAGATGACGTCCCATTTCTCCTGCCGCGAGAGGGCCGCGATGGTCTGCCGCTCCGCGCCGGGCCACGCGACCCGGATGGTGGCGCTCCGCAGCGCCTCGGTGGCAGCGCCGGCAATCTTGAGTCGTTTCCCCTCCGCGGCGTAGTCGATGCGCCAGAGCTTCTGGACGAGGCTGATGGCAAGCACCACCCCCATGACCCCCATGGGGTAGGCGATGGAATACCCCACCACCGGCTCGGCCAGGAGCTGGTCGACGAGGCCGGGGGAGGCCAGGTGCTTGATCGTCTCCAGGGCCCCGGCCAGCGCCGGCGTATTGGTGAGGCTTCCCGCGAAGAGGCCGGCGGTGACGCTCCCCGACAGGCCGAGGAGACGCTGGGCGCCGACGGTGAGGAGCGCGGCTATGACGATGCCGCCCAGAACGAAGAGGTTGTTGCGGACCCCATCCTGGCGCAGCGACGCCACGAAGGCCGGTCCGCTGGAGAGACCGATGGTGTAGACGAAGAGGGCAAGCCCCAGGACGTAGACGATCTCGGGGAGCTTCAACTCGGGGTGGATCGAGCCGATGGCGAGACCGACGAAGAGCACCGAGGCGACGCCGAGGCTCGAACCGCGGATCCGGATCCGGCCGAGGGGGTAGCCGACGGCGGCCACCAGGAAAAGGAGAAGGAGCGGGTTGTCGATCAGAAGCTTGAGCATGGCAGATCCGGGGTGAGGCAGTAGAGTGGGGAGCGTTCGCTCTCGTTGGATGCGGGGAGGATTGCGGTTGGCCTACAGGCGGAGCATCGGCTTGATGTTGTCCGGGACATAGTTCCGTTCCACCGGCCACCCCTTACCGGGGACATAGACCGTTGCCAGGCGGTAGGCGATGAAGCCGAGCAGATCGAAGGGTTCGGGGAGCTCCGGCTCGACCCGGACCACCTTGAAGCCAACCAGGTCCCCCACGGCGGGAGCGTCGGTCGCCTCCTTGAGGGTACAGGCGTCGATCACCCTCCCCCCGCTCCGGTTCGCCAGGCGGATGCTGAAGTAGCGCTCCCCTTCGGCGCCGACCCGCCCCCGCTCCTCCACGAGGGCCGGGACAACCGCCTCCAGGAGGAGGGCGTTGTCGAGATTCTCGCAGGCGTAGCGGAAGGCGGCCCCGGAATCCGGGAAGACGATCGGTTCGCGCGTGCGGCGACGCAGAAAGCCGAACACGGCCCTATCCGTCCTTCTGGTCGGGGCGTTTCAGAAAGACCACCAACGCCCCGCTCCCCCCCATATCGCGGGGGGCGGGAGCGAATTCGGCCACCATCCCCTTCCCCTTCTCCCGGAGCCAGCCGACCACCGCCCCCTGCAGCACCGGCTCGCCGGCGGAGTTGTTCCCCTTGCCGGTGATGATGAGCAGCGCCTTCTCCCCCTGGCGGTAGGCGGTGGCAACGAAACGTTCCAGCGCCTGCACCGCCTCTTCCCGCGTCAGGCCGTGGAGATCGAGCTCCCTCACGATCCGGATCGTCCCCTTCTTCAGCTCTCGGAGGCGGTTCACCGGCAGCGGCCGCAGCATCCCCCCCGAGGCAGGCACACCCTCGCGGAACGAGACGTCGAGCTTGAGCTTCGAGAGGGCGGCGAGGAATTCCCGCTGGTCTCCTTCGTCCACCGCGGGCGCCGGGGCCGACCGGGGGGCATCGTGCTTCGGGGAGACGGATGCCGCCGCACGGGGAGCGAGGGGCTTCGCGTCGCTGACCGCGCGGAGAAACAGGGTCGCATCGTCCGGCTCCGACACCGGGGGGGGAGGCGGAGCGGCTTTTTTCTCCGGCTCCGCCCGCCGTGCCGGCTCGGCCTGGAACCCCTTCAGGGTCGAAAAGGGCCTGCTGCCGAAGTCAGGCTCTTTTTTCCCGGGCTGTTCGGTTTTGTGGGTTTTCTTCTTCATTCGCCTGACATCCGCAGCCGGCTACGGAGCCTCCTTCGGCACAAGGATGATCTCGATCCGCCGGTTCTTCGCCTTTCCCTCTTCGGTGCCATTGTCGGCCACCGGCTTATACTCGCCATAGGCAACCGCCGACAGGACCTGCGGGTCGATGCCCCGGCTCTGGAGGAAACGGGCAACGTTGATGGCCCGCGCCGCCGAGAGCTCCCAGTTGGTGGGAAACTTCTTCGTCAGGTTGCCGACGATCTGGACGTTGTCGGTATGCCCCTCGATCCGGATCGCCTTATCCTTCACCTCCGTGAGGATATCGACCACCTTCTGAAGCACCTGGAGCCCTTCGGGCTTCACCTCGGCCCTGCCGGAGTCGAAAAGAACGGCGTCCACCATGTTCACCGTCAGCTTCCCCTTGAGCTCGGAGATGGTGACCTGCCCCTGGGATATCTCGCTCTTCATCTTGTCGAGAAGGTCCTCGTAGGTCTTGCTCACCTCCTTGACCTTTTCCTCCTTCGCCTTCTGGGTCGACGCGATCTCGGCCCTGAGGCGCCCGTTCTCGCCCTCCAGATCGGCCACCTTCTGCCGCAGGTCGGAGACGGACTGGGAAAGGCTGTCGGATTTGGCTTTCAGGACCTTCTCCAGCTCCCGGTTGTCGGCGATGAGCTTCTCCTTCTCCTTCCCGAGGCCTGCCGCCTCCCCTGTCGCCTTCGCCAGCTGCGCCTTCAGGGTGGCGTTCTCGGCCGTCAAGGCCTGGTATTTCTCCTGAAGCGTCGAAAGGTCCTTGGAGAGCGTATCGGCCTCCTCCACCTTCTTGAGATATTTGCTCTCCGCTACGAGGCAGCCGGAAAGGGCACACGAGGCGCAGGCAACGAGTACGAGGTATGCGAGACGTTTCACCATGAAAATCCTCCTTGATCCTGAAGGTTCGCGCGAAGCGGGGGGTTCCGCGGTACGCGCGCTACGAGAAAATATACACCGGCACCGCGCCTGCCGCAAGCACAAGGGTCTGGGGAATCCAGAGGCGACGGTACACCCGGGACATGTCCGCCTCGAAGTATTCGCGGGTCAGCACCAGGCAGAGGTGGACCGGCGAGAGCATCACCCCGGCGAAACCGCTTCCGAAGGCAAGGGCGAGGAGGCCGAGCGACGGGGGGTCACCCCCCATGAGCGGCATGAGGATCGGAAAGGTGATCCCCACGTAGGCGATGGTGAGGCCGGTCATGAGGCCGGCCAGGAACGGGATGGCGGTGATGATGAGAAGCACCGGGAGGCCGCTGGCGGCAAAGAAGCGGGAGATGCCGTCCAGCGCCCCCGTCACCCGGAGGGTCTCCTGAAAGATCATGATCCCGAAGACGAGGAAGAGCGCCTTGAGCGACACGCTCTCCCGCAGGGACGTCAGGATGGCAGACGGCCGGTAGCGATGGCCGGCATAGAGGAGCGCCGTGACGCTCCCCATGGCGATCACCGGATTCACCCGGAACAGCACCACGGCGGCGAGCGTCGCCACAATCGGAGCAATGGTGAAGAGAAAGGTCCGCAGCGCCCGCCCCCTGCCGGTCCGGTTCTCCGCGGCGGCGGGAATGGAGCCGATGCCGGCAAAGCAGAACAAGGCCCCCCAGCACACCACCGAGACGGCGAAGGGGGCGTTGGCGAGGACGATCCGCTGGTAGGGGATGTGACTGAGGCCGGCAACGAGGATAATGCCGGGGTAAAGCGGAGAGACGTACTCCCAGATGTGCCGGTACCAGTAGTTGATCATCGCCTTCTGGTCGGCAGGGAGCGAGAGCCGGGCCGACGCCTCGCGGACCATGGGGGCGGAAAACACCGCCCCCCCGGGGGACGGGAGCATCCCGATCATGGCCGGCATGGCCGCCATCACGAGGCGGGGGTCGGGAAGGAGCTCCGAGAGGCTCTCCACCATCCGCTTCAGGGTCCCCGTAGTGCGGAGGATGTTTTCCATGATCATGGTGAAGACGAGGGTGGCGGTCATCTCCAGCGATTGGGGGGAGACCAGGGCGGTCCGGACCCCGAAGAGAAAGCGCAGCGGCGGCGTCAGGTAAAGGAGGGCCAGGAGGAGCGATCCGGCGACCATGACCGTCCCGAGATGGACCTTGCGCCGCAGCAGCCACACCACGACAGCAAGGACGGCGATCGTTTTCAGGAGGTCCGTCATTCGGTTCCCCCCTCCAATGAAAAAAGGGACGACGCCGTCCCTTTCTCCCGAAAATATCCGTGCCGCACCCTCCGCCTACCTCCGGACGATCCGCCGCTTCATGCCGCCCATGGCGGCGGCCTGCTGCTTCATGACGACGCTCTGGCGCTCCAGGTGGAACTGCAGCCACATGTCGCCGTACACCTTCATCTTCATCTTCTTCGTGGCCTGGAGCGCTTCGAGGTTCGCCTTCAGCTTCTCGTCGCCGGGGAGCTTCTTGAGGCCGCGCTCCAGCACGTCCTTCGCCTGCCCGAAATCCTCGCACTCGGTCCAGCAGTAGGCGTAGAGCGCCCAGATGAGCGACTCCTTCGGGCTCCACTGCACCGCCTTCTCAAAGGTCTCCTTCATCTTGTCGCGCTTGGTGCGCTTCATGTAAGTGATGGCGAGCATCCCCATGGCGACCCAGTTCTTGCCAAACGATTTCTCCAGGTACGGGAAGGCATTGCTGAAATCCCGCTTCAGGTAGTAGATCATGCCGATCTGGGCGTTGATCTGCCCCTCGACGTACATCTGCCACTTGGAATAGCGGAACGCCTCCTTGAGCTCGCGGATCGACTTGTCGACACGCTGCGCCTGGAGGTCCCGGTTCGCGGTCTCCATCACCTCCAGCACCTTCTTCATGACGATGCGGGAGATGAGCAGGAACGATCCCCCGAAGAGGACGAGGCCGACGAGGATCGCCCACCACCAGGAAGAGGCGCCCGCGGAAAGGATGATGACCAGGATTGCGACCAGGGCGATGCCGCCGGAAATCAAAAAGTTATACATTGAATGAAGGTTCCTTTCGTGTGAGGCTCATGCAACACTGCTGCGGGACCGCCCTGACGGGGCCGTGCCGGACCGGCGAAACGGCTAGCCGTTCCCCTCGCCGTTCGGCGCGGGGACCATCGCCCCCTTCTTCTCCACGTATTTGGCGACGATGATCCGCTTGCCGGGACGAAGCGCCAGCTTCCCCCTGATATTGTTCCACGTCGCCAGAATGCGGGAGGAGATATTGAACTTTTTCGCCAGCGACGCGAGGGTATCCCCCCGCTTCACCGTGTAGTACTTGTGGAACTCCCGGAAATTCTCCTTCCGGCCGGCCTCTGCCGCGGCCACCTTCACCTCGGCGTGCTCCTCGGTGGCGGCAGGGATCGGCACGAGAATCGTCCGGCCACGGAGCTTCTTCCCGACCGCAATCCTGTTCACCTCCGCCAGGGTCTGGGCGGTGGTCCCGTAGCGGCGCGCGATCGCCTCCAGGGTCTCTTTCTTTTTGACCCGGTGGCGGGCGTAGGCGATCTTCTCCTTGAAGCGCTGGTCCTCGGGGACCTTGGCGTAGGCCTCCTCGAAGAGCTTCTTCGTCCCCTTCGGAATCTTCAGTTCGTATGCCGGATAGCTCGGGGGGGTGCACCAGCGGCGCAGCTCCGGGTTCAACTCCTTCACGGTCTGGTAGCTCACGTCGCTCAGCTTCGCCACGAGCTCCAGGTCGGTGCGGGACGGGATCGTGACGGTGTCGAACTCCACGGGGGGGAGGTACGCCACGTCGGCGAACCCGTATTTGGCCGGCTCCTTGGCGATGATGGCCGCGGCAAGGAGCTTCGGCACGTAGTCCTTCGTTTCGCGCTTGAGGTACGATCCCTTGGAGATTTCCCAGAAGTCGCGGGTGTTGTACCGCTCGATGGCCCGCAGGATCTTGTTCTCACCGGCGTTGTAGCCGGCGGCCGCCAGGTACCAGTTGTTGTTGAAGAGGGCGTAGAGCTCCTTCAGGTAGAGGGCCGCGGCCACCGTCGACTTGAGGGGGTCACGGCGCTCGTCGATCCACGAATCGATCCGGAGCGAATACCGCTTGCCGGTCCCCGAGATGAACTGCCAGGGACCCACGGCGCTCGCCACCGACACGGCGTGGGGGGTGAAGCCGCTCTCGATCATCGCCAGGTAGACGAGGTCTTCGGGGAGCCCGTTCTTGCGGAGAACCTCGCGCATCATGGGGATGTAGCGCTCGGAACGGGAGAGCCAGCGGGTGAACGCCTTGCGCCCGGCGCTCTGGAAGTAGCCGACGAAATACTCG contains:
- a CDS encoding OmpA/MotB family protein, which encodes MVKRLAYLVLVACASCALSGCLVAESKYLKKVEEADTLSKDLSTLQEKYQALTAENATLKAQLAKATGEAAGLGKEKEKLIADNRELEKVLKAKSDSLSQSVSDLRQKVADLEGENGRLRAEIASTQKAKEEKVKEVSKTYEDLLDKMKSEISQGQVTISELKGKLTVNMVDAVLFDSGRAEVKPEGLQVLQKVVDILTEVKDKAIRIEGHTDNVQIVGNLTKKFPTNWELSAARAINVARFLQSRGIDPQVLSAVAYGEYKPVADNGTEEGKAKNRRIEIILVPKEAP
- a CDS encoding DUF401 family protein; amino-acid sequence: MTDLLKTIAVLAVVVWLLRRKVHLGTVMVAGSLLLALLYLTPPLRFLFGVRTALVSPQSLEMTATLVFTMIMENILRTTGTLKRMVESLSELLPDPRLVMAAMPAMIGMLPSPGGAVFSAPMVREASARLSLPADQKAMINYWYRHIWEYVSPLYPGIILVAGLSHIPYQRIVLANAPFAVSVVCWGALFCFAGIGSIPAAAENRTGRGRALRTFLFTIAPIVATLAAVVLFRVNPVIAMGSVTALLYAGHRYRPSAILTSLRESVSLKALFLVFGIMIFQETLRVTGALDGISRFFAASGLPVLLIITAIPFLAGLMTGLTIAYVGITFPILMPLMGGDPPSLGLLALAFGSGFAGVMLSPVHLCLVLTREYFEADMSRVYRRLWIPQTLVLAAGAVPVYIFS
- a CDS encoding tetratricopeptide repeat protein, producing the protein MYNFLISGGIALVAILVIILSAGASSWWWAILVGLVLFGGSFLLISRIVMKKVLEVMETANRDLQAQRVDKSIRELKEAFRYSKWQMYVEGQINAQIGMIYYLKRDFSNAFPYLEKSFGKNWVAMGMLAITYMKRTKRDKMKETFEKAVQWSPKESLIWALYAYCWTECEDFGQAKDVLERGLKKLPGDEKLKANLEALQATKKMKMKVYGDMWLQFHLERQSVVMKQQAAAMGGMKRRIVRR
- a CDS encoding lytic transglycosylase domain-containing protein, which produces MKKTLLLFIITFAISTPAFASDAQLAPLRELTAHGAGSTLPDLAGIMPRGESVSTRVAALSAESRRSGIPDSAVSDLVASDLLDDVAEEFELKLPEQELPDSDIPLTLNSKVEYFVGYFQSAGRKAFTRWLSRSERYIPMMREVLRKNGLPEDLVYLAMIESGFTPHAVSVASAVGPWQFISGTGKRYSLRIDSWIDERRDPLKSTVAAALYLKELYALFNNNWYLAAAGYNAGENKILRAIERYNTRDFWEISKGSYLKRETKDYVPKLLAAAIIAKEPAKYGFADVAYLPPVEFDTVTIPSRTDLELVAKLSDVSYQTVKELNPELRRWCTPPSYPAYELKIPKGTKKLFEEAYAKVPEDQRFKEKIAYARHRVKKKETLEAIARRYGTTAQTLAEVNRIAVGKKLRGRTILVPIPAATEEHAEVKVAAAEAGRKENFREFHKYYTVKRGDTLASLAKKFNISSRILATWNNIRGKLALRPGKRIIVAKYVEKKGAMVPAPNGEGNG